Proteins from one Juglans microcarpa x Juglans regia isolate MS1-56 chromosome 1S, Jm3101_v1.0, whole genome shotgun sequence genomic window:
- the LOC121247124 gene encoding LOW QUALITY PROTEIN: histidine protein methyltransferase 1 homolog (The sequence of the model RefSeq protein was modified relative to this genomic sequence to represent the inferred CDS: inserted 1 base in 1 codon) has product MAANSQKPGFETFRLFSSSDNAGLGFLDSPETPLPPPPPCVEVLSSEISASLKYTVEPLNLGELTLLKGRVNAQEVFGLSNSDLVPGKYEGGLKLWEGSLDLVKALRSEVKNGNLSFRRKRVLELGCGHGLPGXFACLEGAAAVHFQDFNAEVIRCLTIPNVNANLLEKNQPSVANVSNSGGELRFFAGDWSEIHKLLPHVQENEKDVNHSSGHGQIASYDIILMAETVYSISTLQSLYELIKKCTSCPRGVVYMAAKKYYFGVGGGTRRFLSLVEKDGIMAASLVAEVADGSSNVREVWKLSFRSGF; this is encoded by the exons ATGGCGGCAAACTCTCAG AAACCAGGTTTCGAAACGTTTCGTTTATTCTCATCTTCGGACAACGCGGGTCTGGGCTTTCTTGATTCTCCAGAAACACCTCTCCCACCTCCACCTCCTTGTGTCGAAGTACTTTCCTCCGAG ATATCTGCATCTCTGAAATATACCGTCGAGCCGTTGAACTTGGGGGAACTTACTTTGCTCAAG GGCCGTGTAAATGCGCAAGAGGTTTTTGGTCTATCCAACTCTGATTTAGTCCCAGGGAAATATGAAG GGGGACTGAAGTTATGGGAGGGTTCACTGGATCTAGTTAAAGCCCTTCGCTCGGAGGTCAAAAATGGCAATTTGTCATTCCGCAGAAAGCGAGTTTTAGAG CTTGGATGTGGTCATGGACTTCCAG TCTTTGCATGCCTTGAG GGTGCAGCTGCTGTACATTTTCAGGACTTCAATGCTGAGGTCATACGTTGTCTAACCATTCCCAATGTAAATGCAAATCTTTTGGAAAAGAATCAACCCTCAGTAGCAAACGTGAGCAATTCTGGTGGTGAGCTTCGTTTCTTTGCTGGTGACTGGAGTGAAATCCATAAACTTCTTCCCCATGTACAAGAGAATGAGAAGGATGTAAACCATAGCTCAGGGCATGGTCAAATTGCTAGTTATGATATTATCTTAATGGCAGAGACGGTCTACTCAATCTCCACTCTCCAAAGCCTTTATGAACTTATAAAGAAG TGTACAAGCTGTCCTCGTGGAGTTGTTTATATGGCGGCAAAGAAGTATTATTTTGGAGTGGGTGGGGGAACACGGCGGTTCCTGTCTTTGGTGGAGAAAGATG GTATTATGGCAGCTAGCCTGGTTGCCGAAGTCGCAGATGGTTCATCCAATGTTCGAGAGGTATGGAAGCTTTCGTTTAGATCTGGATTTTGA